GGTTCGCCTCGGCCACCGCGATATCCTCTTTCTTGGTGTCGATCACCCACAGCGCATCGGGCAGCTTGCGCATATTTTTGATGCCGCCGAGCGTGTGCATCAGCTTTTCGTGCTCGCGGCCGTTGTCGCTCATTTCTTTTTTGGTGAGCGCCTTGATCATTTCAGGATCGGCCATTGTCTCTTCGAGCTTTTTCAGGCGATCGATCGAAGCGCGGATGGTCTGGAAGTTGGTGAGCATCCCGCCGAGCCATCGATTGTTCACGTAGAACATCCCGCAGCGCTCGGCCTCGTCCTTGACGATATCCTGGGCCTGTTTCTTGGTTCCGACGAACAGCATCGTGCCGCCGGCGGCGGCCAGATCGCGCGCGAAATCGAAGGTCGCGCGAAACATCTTCACGGTCTGCTGCAGATCGATAATGTAGATGCCGTTGCGGGCGCCGAAGATGTATTGCTTCATCTTCGGGTTCCAGCGGCTGGTCTGATGGCCGAAGTGAACGCCGGCCTCCAGTAGCTGCTTCATGCTGATTTCAGTCATAGAATTTAGTTCCTGCCTCTTGGCCCCGCTTGGGGCGATCCCCACTTAATATCAGGCTGCCGCCGTTCAATAAAGCCGTGCGAACGGCTCGGTACTGTCTTAATTCGGGGCTGAGTGTCTGAATTTCAAGTCGCGAGTGTCTTAGTTTGGCTCTTTGAACCGCGCGTCGTCCGACGAAAAGCATCGAAACTCGTGCTTTGTCTGATGCTTCTCAACCGTCGCAGGTCCGGGCGGAATAACGGCTTTGGCCCGCGCCTCTTCACATTCCTTGGCTGTATCGAATCCTTTTTCCAGACGACACGCGAACGACGGCATTATGTCTGATATGGAGGGATCGCACAGCATCAGATACCATCCCACAAGCGCGAGCGCGACAGCGTGGCGGGGTTTCATCGTCCCCATCTAGCAGCCTTGTCGAGTCTATGAAATAGTCTGCGGGCGGGGACGGTGGGATTTGAACCCACGCGCCGAGCAACCGGCGTACGATTTTGCAGATCGCTGTATTCAACCGCTCTACCACGTCCCCGCACTTTCCAAACTCCCATCGATAAGCCTATGCTCGCGTCGGCAGTGGTGTCAATCAGCGATGCGATTCGTTGATTGACAACAATGACAACTTCTGTCAATGTAGTCATCAATCGAGGGACGAGCAAATGGCAGACATCAATGAGGCCAAAAGGGCGCTACTGCAAGAATGGGAGCGCGAGCGCGACGATCTTAATCTCATGATAAATCGGCTGAGGCGCGAGTTGGGTTTAAGCGAGTCCCGCATAGAACCAGAGGCTGAAGCGCCGATTCGGACGGTCGTTCCAACCGTCGTCTCTGGAATTACGGTTGAGGAATTAGTAACCCCCGGCGACTTTTTTGGAATGACTCAGATCGCTGCCGCGAAGGGATTTCTGCAAAGGCGGACAAAGCAGCCAGCCAGCCTCGAAGACATTGCAGCCGCTCTGTATCGCGGCAAGGCAATCGAATCTCCAATTGATGACACTGCGAATCTGAGCAGTATGCTGAGCCGTTCGGATGAGTTTATTTCCGTGGCGCGGGGACGATGGGGATTGGCTGAGTGGTATCCCGGCAAGTCGAAAAAACGCAAAGGAAAGAACGGAGACCCGACCCCCGCACAGGAAGACAAGCCTTCGGGCGAGAAGCCGTCCGAAAATGTGAAAACGGAGGAACCGAAGTGAGAACCATATTAGCCCCGACATCCGCGCTCACCGATGCGCGGGGCGACAACAAAAAGGCCCCCGCCCTGACTGCGTGGCTGCGTCAGGCGCGAGGGGCCGTGGTGAGCCTGTGGATGAAAGCCGACCGGCGCGAGTGCTCTAACACCCGCGCCAGTCTCACTTCAACGCATCCGGGTTTGGCGGACACATCAAAGATGGCTCTTTCATTGTCGCCGCCCAACCGATGCAAAGCAAGATCAGGGGCTGGCAATGAACATTCTCCCATTCGAGAAACAGGTCCAAGCGATAAGCGCGCTGACCGAAGGCTGCTCGATCCGCTCGACTGAACGCCTGACCAACGTAAACCGCAACACGATAATAAGCCTCAGCCTTCGCGTCGGCGACGGCTGCGAACGTCTCCATGACCGCATGATGCGCGATCTGCAAGTGAATCAGATCGAGCTTGATGAGCAATGGGATTTCATCCAGAAAAAGCAGAAGCGCGTTAACGATGGCGATCCTGCCGAGTACGGTGATGTATGGCTGTTCGTCGCGTTGGCGGCCACGCAGAAGGCCGTTCTGTCGTATCTGGTAGGGAAGCGGTCAACGGCAAACACCTACGCGCTGGCGCGCGATCTACGCGGACGCATCGTGAATCGTCCGCAGATCACGTCGGACGGGTATGCGCCGTACGTTGGCGCGGTCGAGGCCGCGTTCGGTTGGGACGTGGATTACGCGATGATCACGAAGCAATACGTCTCTGATTCCAATTTGCCGGATGCGGCGCATCGCTACTCCCCCGGCCATGTCAGCACCGTCGAAAAGACCACGATAAGAGGACTTCCCGATCCTGAGAAAATCAGCACGTCGTATGTCGAGCGATTCAATTTGTCGAGCCGGATGCAGATGCGCCGCTGCACGCGCTTGACGAACGGATTTTCAAAGAAACTGGAAAGTCATCGCGCCGCGATCTCGCTGTGGGTCAGCTTCTACAACCTATGTCGCGTGCATGAATCCTTGCGCTGCACGCCAGCGATGGCGCTTGGTACCACGGATCATATCTGGACGATTGGCGAGCTTGTACACGCCGCGCTTGAGCCGCAGGACATGCCGCCGTTGCCAGATCGCACGCCACAATCGACATTGCGAGCAGGCGCACCGCGATTCAGATTGATCGTCGGACGCGGCGGCAAGGGGACAAACAAACCGCGCAGTTAGGACGCGAGACGATATTGATCACGGGCCTGTGCTTCAAGAGGGCGCGCGATTCCTGAACGAACTCGATTCACAAGTGTTTTCGCGAAATTATTAGCATGGCCGATTGTCTGAAGTGCGTGAAAAACAATGAGAAGCAAGGGAGATCCATAGATAACGTGGTTTGCAACAGCAACGCTTGCTTCCGCTCTGATACGGAGCATCCTTTTTTGGACGTGAAGAGGTAGTCCCTGAAGCTCGTTTACGTCCGATTTGGTGACTGCTTTCGGCACAGACGACCAAAACACCAATGACCGAAAAAACGTCATTTTTTCCGCAAACCGGATCATGCTGTTCAAATGATTCCTAAGTTCGGTATACGCCGGATGGCTGAACGATAGGCTTTCTTCATCGTCTGCGATGAGAAATAACTCATCCCTCAGAGCGAACAGAGTTTCGCGAAGAGCGTCGAGTCGATACGGACGCCAGCACGCGAACAGCAACAACCACACTCCGGCAAGCAAACTCCAAAAGTGCATCTCGCCAAGCCATTGATCAATAGTCATCGCTTATCCTCGCGCCTGGTAGTCCCATGAGGGGTAAGGCGGCTGGATGTACGCTTGGGATCAAGGCGCGACTCCAATTCGTTGATTTGTGGTGCGATACGTTCGATGTGCTTTCGTCGCAACCGGCGCTCATTTAGTCCATACCATCCGAATGCGCCAGAAAGAAACCACGCTAGAGCTTCGTTGATTCGGACATCGCCTATAAATCTCGCGCCAAGTTCCGCGAAGGTAACTTTTCCCGCGAGTGCATCGATTGAGAGGAAACCCATATACGCGATGAAGCACGCTGCTCCCCACGGTATACCGAGTTGAACCACAGTCGCGAGAATATCCAGCAACTGGAGCTGAACCGCAAATTTCGGGTCAAGTCTGCTTTCTCCTGCGTCCGCCAACACAGCGGCGCTAACACAATTCTATGCTAACGTCAAACCTATATCCACTGGATGGCGACTGTCTTAATTTCCCGCGCTCAGTGCCAAAAGGCACGGTTGACAGTGAGTCAAAAAAGGTATCTGATCGCCCCACATTTAGTCACTTTCTGAAAGTGACAGCGGAGGCTGAGTCAGATGGCAAAAGTTGCAGCGTTTCACTCCAAACTGGCATCGCACAAGGCTGTTTATCACGACAACGACAGGTGCACAGAAGGCAACAATATCGAGTCGTATAATCGCGTGCCCGGCACTGGTGGTCATCCCAAATGCGAGCACTGTGCGCGTCTTTCCTAGCTAAGCCTTGCTCCGAAAAGTAAGTTCCCAATAAGGCCCAGCGAGCACACTATCGCTGACGGTGTAAGTGCGCCTGAGATGCAGCACGGGAAGCCCGTGCGTCAGAGCAATACCGACTGCCCGGAATCCTTCTCCGCTATCGCCATGAAACCTAATCGTCGGATCGGGGAAAGCATGGCCTCTGCCACCTTCGCAGGATTCAAACGTCTCGACGCCCGCGCGACGCAACGTGATCACAAACTGCCGGATACCGCCGTCGATATGCCGTGCCAGTTCTCGTTCGCCACGAGACAAGGCTGTCTTAATTTGCCGCATCGAGTGTCTTAATTCAGCCAGTACCAACGGCTCCGGTTGCGCCGATTCCGTCATCTTGAGCGGAGGCCGCCCTCTTATGCCTCGCCCGCTTTGTTGCGGGAGAGGCAGCCGAGGCGCAAAGCGACGAGGCGGTGAGGATGCAGTCGCGGCAAGAGCAAAGGCAAGACACCAGATCCGGGATTCTTCGCTCCGGCAGCCTTCGCTCTGAATGACAAAGGGGAGTCCCGGTTGCGTTGTCACGCGTTCATCGATTCGAGGAATTCCTCGTTGGTCTTGGTCTTCTCCATCTTGTCGATCAAAAATTCCATCGCCTCGACCGCATTGAGCTGCGAGAGCAGCCGGCGCAGGATGAAGACGCGATTCAGCGTGGCGCGCGGCAGCAGTAGCTCTTCCTTGCGCGTCAGCGAGCGCTGGATATCGATGGTCGGGAACACGCGCTTCTCGAGCAGGCGGCGATCGAGCGCGATCTGCTGATTGCCGGTGCCCTTGAACTCTTCGAAGATAACTTCATCCATGCGGCTGCCGGTATCGACCAGCGCCGTCGCGATAATCGTCAAGCTGCCGCCGTCCTCGGTGTTGCGCGCGGCGCCGAAGAATTTCTTGGGCTTGTGCAGAGCGTTCGAATCGACGCCGCCCGAGAGGATTTTGCCCGACGGCGGCACCACCGTGTTGTAGGCGCGCGCGAGCCGCGTGATCGAATCGAGCAGGATCACGACGTCGCGCCCGTGCTCGACCAGCCGCCGCGCCTTCTCGATCACCATCTCGGCCACCTGCACGTGCCGCGTCGCGGGCTCGTCGAAGGTCGAGCTGATGACCTCACCCTGTACGGAGCGCAGCATGTCAGTGACTTCCTCGGGACGCTCATCGACGAGCAGCACGATCAGCACGATCTCAGGATGGTTATGCGCGATCGCTTTGGCGATCGCTTGCAGCATCATGGTTTTGCCGGTGAACGGCGCCGCGACGATAAGTCCGCGCTGGCCTTTGCCAATCGGCGCGACCAAATCGATGATGCGAGTCGTCAGGTCGGCGGGATCGTACTCGAGCTTGATGTGCTCCTCGGGATAGAGCGGCGTCAGGTTGTCGAAGAGGATTTTGTCGCGCGCTTTTTCCGGATCCTCGTAGTTGATCGACTCGACCTTGAGCAACGCGAAGTAGCGCTCGCCTTCTTTCGGCGGCCGGATAAGGCCCGACACGACGTCGCCGGTGCGCAGCCCGAATTTGCGAATCTGGCTCGGCGATATATAGATGTCGTCGGGACCCGGCAGGTAGTTGTAATCGGGAGCGCGCAGGAAACCGAAGCCGTCGGGCAGGATTTCAAGCACACCTTCGCCGAGGATCGATCCGTTGCGCGCGGCCTGCGCCTGCAGGATCGCAAAAGTCATCTCCTGCTTGCGCATGTTGGTCGCGCCCTCGACATTGAAGTCGCGTGCGATCTGCGCCAGCTCGGTAATCTTGGCCCGCTTTAGTGATTTTAGATTGAGTACGCCGTCATCGCTGATAACCGGCGCCGGAGGCGGAAGATTCGGATTGCTGTCCAGATTAACCTGGCGCGGCGCTCCGTTTTGCGAACGACTTTCGTCGAAGTGACGATCGTCGCTCTTCGCCAACCCTCTGCTCTTGCCCATGTGCCTTCCCCGCAACCTGGACTCTCTCTTTTACCTTGGATGCTGCAACTGGCGGCTGTTCGATACCGGTGCTGCAGGTTATTGACGTTGTGGGCGACGGGCGTCTCGCCGAGCGAGATACGCAAATTCGATTCGCCAGTGCCCAAGCGGTCGGGGTTTGGAACAACTAAGGCCGTGAATTCGGAATTCGGGACCGCATGGAAACGGTTCTAACTACTCACCCGACCGTCTCAGCGTCCTCAGTGCGGAAGCTCAAGCAAAACGCTACTGATCCGAGGCCGGCATGTCAACGCCCCCTCATGAAGAATCGATCCATCGCGCGATTACCTGATCGTCGATCGGGCAATCATGGAGTGCTAGAAATCGCACGAAGTCGGCCGGCGGCGGCGCGACGAACTGCCGGCGATCGCGTTTCCGCGGATGCTCGATCGTCAGCGCCAGCGCGTGCAGCGCCTGCCGATCGAAGTGATCGCTGTCGCCGTGCTTCGCGCCGCCGTACAGTTTATCGCCGAGGCACGGATGCCCAATCGACGCGAGATGCACTCTTATCTGATGCATCCGGCCAGTCTCGGGCCGCACCCGGATCAGCGAAGCGCCGCTGGATTCCTTGGTCGCGGCAAAACGTCGGAGCACGGTGAAGTGGCTGATCGCATCGCGCGGCACGTGCGAACTGACCGACATTCGCTTGCGCTCGATCGGATGACGTCCGACGGGGCGCTCGACGCTCAACTGATCGCGCGCGACGACTCCCTTGACGATCGCAAGATAGATTTTCCTGACGGTGCGCTCCTTGAACTGGCGCGAAAGCGCGGTGCGCGCAAACGGAGTCCGCGCCACCACCATGATGCCCGAGGTGTCCTTGTCGAGCCGATGCACGATCCCGGGACGCAGCACGCCGTCGGGCTCGGCCATCGTCGCGAGTTCCGGGAATCGCGCGAGCAGCGCATCGACCAGCGTGCCGTCAGGATGACCCGGCGCAGGATGCACCGTCATGCCGGGCGGCTTGTTCACGACGATAATTTCGTCGTCGGCGAACACGATCGGAATTTCAGGAGCGCCGCTGCGCAACGAATCCGGATCGAGCGGAGCGTTCGCCGCGGGCGCCGCAATGTCGATGCGGTCGCCGGCACGAATCCCGCTCGCCGCCCGCGCGATGCCGCCATTGACGGTCACCAGCCCCGCCTTGATCATGCGCGCGACTTGCGAGCGCGAATACTCCGGCGCGAGGCGCATCGAAATGAAAACGTCGAGGCGCATCCGATCATGCCCGGCGTCGGCGGTGAGCGTCTGGGGCAGCATCACTTCTGCCGATGATTTTACGATACGATGATTACCCGTTTAACGATCGCGAGATATGCGCATCGTGTTACAGCGAGGGTGGCGGCAGCGCAGGCGCGGGTGCGGGTACGGGCGGTGGAGGATTGTCGGGCGGGCAACTGGTGTTGCTGGTCGAGGCGATCGCGACGCCGTACGTCGTGGTGCGGCAACCGGCGGCGGGGTCGCCTTCCGGCTTCGAGTAGAACCAGCACGCGCTGAGCGTCGAGCAGAGCGCGATCAATCCGATTGTGGCGGCGAGTTTCATTGCCTCATCATGACAGATTGTTGCCCGGTTCGCTCAAACGAGATCGCGCCTACTCGAATCGCGGATTCAATCCCCCAGTCTGCGCTGTGATATTTGGCCGGATCCTTGTTTGCGGCTTGACAACCTTGGCATTCAAACGAGAAACTGGGTCGAACACCCGATCTGCCCACCATGATGTCAAGGAACTGGAGCAAGGCACGTGCATTGGGGCCGCTGACGATACGGCGGGGGCGCGCGTCGTTCTCTGGAGCGCTGATCATTTTAATTTTTTCGGTTCTGATATTTGAGATTTCCGGGTTTTCGCACTTTGTCGCGACCGCGTTCAGCGGCGAAGTCGCGGATTGCACCAGCCCGACGAGCCCGACTCCACAAGGCGACAATTGCCTGCCGTTCTGCCCGACGTGCACGTGCGGGCATTTGAGCCGAATAGCCGCAGTGAGCGTTCCAACGCCGCTCGTCACTCAGACAGACTTGACACAGTTTGTTTCAATACCGCTTGAAGAGCCATTCCGCGACATCCTCGAACCCAAGGACTTCTTTCGCCCGCCTCGAAGCTGACACCCGCTTAGGCACG
The Candidatus Binatus sp. genome window above contains:
- the rpsB gene encoding 30S ribosomal protein S2, producing the protein MTEISMKQLLEAGVHFGHQTSRWNPKMKQYIFGARNGIYIIDLQQTVKMFRATFDFARDLAAAGGTMLFVGTKKQAQDIVKDEAERCGMFYVNNRWLGGMLTNFQTIRASIDRLKKLEETMADPEMIKALTKKEMSDNGREHEKLMHTLGGIKNMRKLPDALWVIDTKKEDIAVAEANRLGIPVAAVVDTNCDPDLIAYRIPGNDDAIRAIKLFTAAVADAIIDGKQIAEERAKGQQDGGSSSPPSDGGAPADSPSTI
- a CDS encoding RluA family pseudouridine synthase; protein product: MLPQTLTADAGHDRMRLDVFISMRLAPEYSRSQVARMIKAGLVTVNGGIARAASGIRAGDRIDIAAPAANAPLDPDSLRSGAPEIPIVFADDEIIVVNKPPGMTVHPAPGHPDGTLVDALLARFPELATMAEPDGVLRPGIVHRLDKDTSGIMVVARTPFARTALSRQFKERTVRKIYLAIVKGVVARDQLSVERPVGRHPIERKRMSVSSHVPRDAISHFTVLRRFAATKESSGASLIRVRPETGRMHQIRVHLASIGHPCLGDKLYGGAKHGDSDHFDRQALHALALTIEHPRKRDRRQFVAPPPADFVRFLALHDCPIDDQVIARWIDSS
- the rho gene encoding transcription termination factor Rho, with amino-acid sequence MGKSRGLAKSDDRHFDESRSQNGAPRQVNLDSNPNLPPPAPVISDDGVLNLKSLKRAKITELAQIARDFNVEGATNMRKQEMTFAILQAQAARNGSILGEGVLEILPDGFGFLRAPDYNYLPGPDDIYISPSQIRKFGLRTGDVVSGLIRPPKEGERYFALLKVESINYEDPEKARDKILFDNLTPLYPEEHIKLEYDPADLTTRIIDLVAPIGKGQRGLIVAAPFTGKTMMLQAIAKAIAHNHPEIVLIVLLVDERPEEVTDMLRSVQGEVISSTFDEPATRHVQVAEMVIEKARRLVEHGRDVVILLDSITRLARAYNTVVPPSGKILSGGVDSNALHKPKKFFGAARNTEDGGSLTIIATALVDTGSRMDEVIFEEFKGTGNQQIALDRRLLEKRVFPTIDIQRSLTRKEELLLPRATLNRVFILRRLLSQLNAVEAMEFLIDKMEKTKTNEEFLESMNA